The following DNA comes from Cervus elaphus chromosome 8, mCerEla1.1, whole genome shotgun sequence.
CCCTCCTGGAGGGTGATCACCACTTCTCAGGGATGAACCATGCCTTGGAAGGTTGAGCATAAGGTCCAGGGAGCCTCATTCCTCTCAGGGGTTCCAAGAATACAAGAAGAAACCCTCCAGAGGGTTTCCTAATTCCTCCAGGATTCAAGAGAGCTAGATCTAGGCAGCAAGGAAAAGCCTGGAGGCCCTACGAAAGCAGCCTAGAGCGTCTCCATTTCAGACTATGgggaccccctcccaccccacccgtCCTGACACCGTCTGCCCCCAGCTCACCGATTCCTGTAGACCTCTGCCCAGCTGTTCCCAAAGAAGCGGCCCTCGGGCTGTTTCCCGTCCTTGTCCTCATACTTGTACCTGCCGGTCAGCAGGCCTCCTGCGGGAAGGCTGCAGTCAGACCCCCAGCCACTGCCCCCAGAGGCCATCTGGACCGGAAGTGGGGGTGATAGCAGGGGAACCAGGAGGGATGGAGGTCCGGGCAAACCCCTCCCCTTCCCAGGTCTGGGGCCAGGCTTCTCCCGGGTCAGGAAGGGGCAGAAACAGGGTCGGGAAGGCCCTCCCgcccagggaagcctgtgccCGCAGCAGCCCCACAGCCCGTACCAGCCAGAGGGTTGTAGGCGTAGAACCTCAGTCCAAAGCGCCGGAGGCAGGGCAGCAGCTCCGCCTCCACCTGCCGGGTGGTGGCGTTGTACATGCCCTGCGGGCAGAAGGGCCAGCTGAGCGGGGCCggccagggagcccagcctgctcTCAAAGTCCTTGGTCAAGACCCCCAGGACTCCAGCATGGTTTCCAACGTCACTACTTTGGACGGGAAATGGTGCTGGGCCCCAGGAAGGGACGGCGGCCTGGCTCTGCCATCCCACACACATCTGCAGGCACCAACCGTGGGCTGGAGCCTGAGCTCTCAAACACGTGGATCTGGTGAGGCCTCTGCTTCAAGAGATGTCAGAGTCAAGTTAAAAACAAAGCAGAGTGGGCTCTCCTGATggttctgtggttaagaatccaccttgcaaagcAAGAGACATGAATCTGATCCCtggtagggcaactaagcctgaaagccgcaactagagagtccgtgggCCGCCATGAAAGACCCTGCATGATGCAGCTAAGATccgaggcagccaaataaacaaacaacaaaaaaagacaagacaGGACAGGTGACCACATAAAGGTGGCTTCTGTGATCACGGCGGATTCTCAGAAATACTCGCTCAATGCATAAAGATGGGGTCTGGAGACTGGAGGACCCACTGGGCTGTCGGGAAAGGCTTCCAGAGGAAAGGTATCTAAGTGACGCCCGGGCACTCCTtccagggagaagggggaggcaagTCCGGACTGACCGCAGAGCCAGAAGCAGGCGGGAAGAGGGGCCAGGGCCTGAGAGGGCGGGCGCCCGTGGCCAGGCTGAAGGCCCCCAGGGGCCGTCTACAGTCTGGGAGCAGGGGAGTGGCTGCTCTGGAGCGagcgggtgggggcaggggggtggccCAAGAGGACCTGGGACCGCAGGCGCCATGGAGACGGGCGTCTGCAGCCCCGGCCTCACCTGGTACACGGTGGGCTGGATCCAGCCGTTGCTCCTGCACAGGGTACAGATCTCGGCCACCTCCCAGGAGGCATAGTTGGAGAGGCCGAGCTCCACGAACTTGCCCTGCAGGGGAGAGGCCATGTTCAGATCCCCCCGCAGCCCAGAACGCCAGTCCCAGAGATTGGGACCCTGGGCGTGGGGTCCGGCCCCGGTGGCTCTGCTCCGGGACCGCCCCAGAGCCAGGGCGGGGAGCTGGGGGCCACCTTCACCTCCTGGTGCAGCTGGTGGCAGGCGTGCAGCGTCTCTTCCACAGGGGTGCCGTGGTCCGGCGCGTGCAGATAGAAGAGGTCGACCCGGGGGCACTGCAGCCGCTGGAGCGACGTCTCCAGCTGGGACCGGAGGCTGTCAGCCTTCAGAgacttcccctcccagggattggCCTTGGTGGCAATTTTCGCTTTGGAGGAAGAATGTAATGGTTAATGTAACCACTCACTAGCCACATGACCCTGGAGAAATTACTTAAGTTCTCAGAGTTTCAATTCTCTAATCTACAACATGAGGGTGAAAACGATGGATCTGCCCTCATAAGGAGAGCATGAGGATTAATGTCTCATGTGAGTTCCTGATGTTCACTGCCGCTATTAGTCACGACTGCTGGCTGGTGAGCCTTGGGGCAGAGCCCAAGTCTGCAGAGATGAAGGAAACACACTCCCATCTCTGGCCTCAAGGCGCTCACAGGCTAGAAGCTGATGTTAAATATGAAAGTGTAGTAGAGTCCAGAGCAGACCTGCATGTCCAACTGAGGAACTCAAGGGAGGGCTTCCTGACCCCTGAAGCTGAGTCTCTAAAAAAAGAGTCCCAGCCAACAAGCAAGGGTGGGAAGCACATTTCAGAGGGTGGGAACCTGGGCAAAGGCAAGAAAGCACAGTAGGTGGATCACTGATTTATAAGAGCGGGAACCCCAGGCAGGGAGCACTGGGACATAAGACAAGAGAAGGAGCCCAGACCCAATTCCAAAGGGTTTTCTCAAATCCCAACCATGGTTCAAAGGTTTCATGAGTGAACCAGTCAGCTGCGTTCACTCCGGCTGCCATACAGACAGACACACCTGGAGATGGACCAAGTATACAAGCTGCTACAAGAATTCGGGAAAGAGATGCAGCTGCAGAACATGGCCCCTGGCAGGTCCATTTGAGAGAAAGGTAAAAGGCAAAATGGGCAGAAGGCAGTGACAGTTTGCCTCTCCCTTCTCAATTCCTGGAAGCATGCACACCTGCCCCCCCACTGTAGAggcgcacccccccacccccgccccagcagAACAAGAGAGTGCTCTGTCTGTCATGCAAGCAGCTTGGAAGTGCTGTAAAGAATGCCTTCTCTCTGGGacgtctctggtggtccagtgggtaggactccgtgcttccactgcaggggtttagatccctggttgggaactacgCAGGCCTCAGCCTCGCAATGCtcaaacaaaagaaaggaaagaagaatgccAGCTCTTGGGATTCTGTACTTTTCACACTTGGCAAAGGCAACTTGGTGGTTCAGAGGGGAGGACCAAGTCCCTCAGCTTCCAGTCCAGATTTTCTCCATCCCCACATCTGTCAATCTCCCTGCTGCATTCTTGGTGTGAACTTTGCCCTGGGTCCAACGTGAGGACTTCGACTCAGTGAGCAGTGAGCGCTGGCCTCAAAGAAGGAAGCGGGAAAGGGCCGGAGGGAGAAAAACCAGTTCAGAAACCAGATTTTCATTAGCCAAGAGAAGCAGCAGGTGAGCTAGAGCGTGGGTCTGAGATGCACATTCCCAGTTCCTGCAGATCCACCAAGCTGTGAATCTAAGGCCAACCCAGAGGGCACCACCCACAAAGGCTGGGAAGGAAGAGCCTCAGGATGAAGCAGAGGCAGAGTGCGGTAGGAACAGTTACAGCCGAGTTTACTGAGTCCGACCTACCAAGCTCCAGGCAACCTCCTAGGCACGTCCAGTGGCATCAGGCCGATGAGGGACCATCCCTCCACACACAGCCTCCACTCAAGCCACACCTGCCTCCAGGCCATCCTTCCACACACCAGTCCTGGCACAGCTGTGCCCTTTGCCACACACccctttctctcattctctgccCAGCAAACTACAACTGGTCCTCGAGGGGCCAGCTCCAGGACATTCTGAGCCTTTCCGTGgtcctctccctgccctcctcaaGCCTTCCTCCCCTAAAAGTGCTTCCtcttctaggctcctctgccatCATTTGCTTCCGTCTTCCCCACTAGACGACGAGCTCCCTGGAGGTGGATTATACCTCCATAAGAAGCTGGCACGGGGCTACAGAAGTGGACAGGAAGCCCTTACCCCATCTCTCACACCTCCCCACTCTTCAGCCCCCGACCCCTGCTCTCCCAGCCTCGCCAGGGGCGATGCTGCAGCTCTCCGTGGGAGAGCCAAGGGTACTGCCAAATGAACGAAGTCTAGTGCCTGATGAAAAAGGGAGCTCGAGGGGGCGCACCGGCGGGGAAGGCAATGGGGAGAGTGGCGGAGGCAGAGCGCCTGGGGACCGTTTACGCGCACCTGGCAAGGTGGCAGGCGGGTTAGGGCACAGAGACCAGTGCCGCAGGGAGCAGCACCAAGAGACCAAGAGAGGTAGGCAAGCAAGGACTAGACTAGGCTCGGCTAAGACTCGGGGGCTACCGAGTTGCAACCCCAGAAGAGCGGAGGGGAAGGTCGTCCGGAGAAAGCGCTCTTCAGCTGTGCGGACTGGATGCGCACGGGGCTCGAAGAGCGAGCGGGGGGTTCACAAAACTGCAAGACGGCGAGGGGAGGTCGGTGCCCCGGGCGCGGACGGAGCTGCCGGCCCTGGCTGCGGGGGTGTGACTGGGTTGGGTGGCCGTCCAGCGCACGGGTCTGCGCCGCACGCGGCGGGGTGAGGACGGGCGGTCGGGGCACCGGGCGTTACCTGTGCAGTCGCGGCCGCCCAGCCCGAGCCCCAGGCCTCCCAGGATGCTCTCGGACCGGCCGTCGTTGTACATGAAGGCCGTGTCCAGCTCAGCGTGGCCGCGCTCCAGGAAGGCGCGCACGGCCGCGGCGCTGGCGGGCGCGTCCATGCGGCGCCCCATCCCCATGGTGCCCAGCACGGTGGCGGGCCGGGCCGGGGAGCCAGAGGCGGCCCGCGGGGACCGGGACatggcggcagcggcggcggcggcgcgcgccTCAGGCGGCCGGGAGCTGCGAGCGCAGCGGACGGCGGCGCGGCCCACCGCGCGAGTCAAGGTCCTCAGCATGAGGCCGGCGCCTGCGCGCTGGGACGCCTGCGGCCCCGTCCACCCGccgcgggggcggggcccggcGTCACCCCGCCCCTCCGCACGCAAGGCTCGCTGGCCACGCCTCCGGGGACCGCCCCCGCCCGCATCGCCGCTCGGGAGGCGGAGCCAAGCGGCTCCGGGGCGGGGCGAGGCGGGACGGGGCGGGGCCTCTGATCAGCTGACCCAGGCAGAAGCTGGAGGACCCAGAAGCCGGGCGGTCCGGACGATCTAGATGCGGTAAGCCGAATTtgaggctggggctgcggggggccggggaggggacCCCGGGGCTTCGCTGCCACATCCTTCCAACACCTTCCCCCAGTCCCCGGACGGCCTTAGGGGCTGCTGCCCCCACCTTGGGGCGCGAGATCCTGGAGCCAGGCTCTCTGGACTGGAATTGGCAGGCTCTCGAGGGCCCAATTCCTCACCCTCTCCCCCATCAGGAGCGACCATTACGACCTCTCCGGCCAGCCTTGCACAGAGGTTAGGGTCTGGGTCCGTTGTTCATCTCCCGATCCTGGCCGACTGGCCCCTTCTGTTCTGACGGCTTTGTTTTCCCCAAAGGCgggccaggggagggggcctCGCGGCGAACGAGCGCTGACCCCAGCGGCTTCCCTATGATTATCTTCGCTAAACAGGCTGCCCCGTGCTGGGCTGAGTCACTCGGAGGGAATTGTGACCGAGGACCTGGAAGGCTGGAGTGGGTGGTAGCCCCTAGCCGGGAGGCTCCTCTCCTCAGACGGCACCCCAAGCCTGCAGGGAGCCTAGATTGCTCCCTGTTACCCCATGCCTAGGACAGGTTTCCAAAGTGCCTACATGGGCAGTCTGCCTTCGGAGGTATGAGGGCTGGCGTGGTCTTGTCTATTCAGCGCTTGCTGAAGCCTGCTGTTTGCCAGGTACtctgtgggggggaggggaacgCTTCAGCCAGAAGGGAATAACACCATCCCTCCTTATTCTACTGAGTGCTTAACTTGCGCCAGGCACCGTTCTGATCGCTCTGCCTGTATTATCTCATGTAACTCTGCAGCTAGCCTCCCAGGTGGATACTTATATTattcccccattttacaggttgGAACTCTGAGGCCCAGTTACTTGCCCAGGAATTCTACACTAGCAGTCGTCAGGCAGGTCAGTTCCAGAGAGCTTTCTTCTCAACCTATTAGCTAACAATTaggtctcccttccttcctttgtttttctcccttccttctttccttcctttctctctcccccaccctccctcttTGTCTCTTGCTGTTTTCTGAACCTTTACTGTGCAGCTGTTGTGTCTAGGTTCTAAGAATAAGTTTCCAACTAGGATGACAGAGAAGAGTGAGCTTAAAAGCGGCGATCCCTGAGGACTGTGATGAGCATTCTTCTGGTgtgtggaggagggcaggggaagaGATGACAGGTGCTGTCCAGCCACTCCTGTGAGGCCCCTCTGTATTGAGAGGACAGTTTAGAACTGgtcttgtgaagtgaaagtgaagttgctcagtcgtgtccgactctttgcgacgccatggactgtagcctaccaggcccctcagtccatggaattttccaggcaagagtactggagtgggttgccattttcttctccaggggatcttcccaacccagggattgaacccgggtctcccacattgcaggcagatgctttaccgtctgagccaccactggTATGCCCTTCAGGGTGAGAAGGAGAAACCTAGGGGAGGAGACAGCCTAGACGTAAATCTGGAGACCTGGGATCACCCTCTGAAGGCCTAGAGAGAGGGAcaggagatggggaggggcatCTGGAGTACCCTGGGGCTCTGTCTTAAGGCGTTTGAACTTATCTGGTAGATAAAGGCAGCTTCATTGGGGAGCATTTCTGTGACTCAGTTTGGGATCTGGAAGAGTTGCCTGGCTGTGCAGGGGATGCCTTTCTTCAGGTGTGATCGTGTACAAAGAATCCGAGGGCTCGGACTCCACTGGGGAAGCTTCTTACATCCCTGCTCCCCAGCCCAGACACACGGATCCTGAAGTTCAAACATGTGGCCTTCATGATCACAAGGCACCCCTGAATCggctatgcttcaataaaattaaaaggaccACCATCGATAGGGCACCTGTGAAGTAcagcttaccaaaaaaaaaaatccctattgTGGTCCCCAtcgcacctacagacctgggcaAGTTTTGTCTCAACCCCGGACATCCATTCGCTCAGTGCTGTTGACCAGAAGGTAGGCCCAGGCTGGCTTCCTGCTTGGATCAGAACCTGAGTGACAGGCTCTATGCACAGCGACCCTCAGAGGAAAGCGCCTTCTGGTTGGGGCTCAGGTGTGTCTCAAAGGTGTGTATCCTGAGCCCTGAGCTACACACGGCCCCGTGCATGGACAGGGGACCACCCACCCAGGGCCCTGGGCCCTGTGAGCCAAAGTACATCCCTCAAGacacccctgcctccctccctcaccgGGCATGTGTCCACccttttagaaaaaataatttcgtTGGATTTTTGGCTGGCTGTTAGGccagcttttctccagttgtggcgaatgggggccactctctagttccGGTGCtggagcttctcattgcagtggccccTCTTtcaatttattgtttgttttatgtaGCTCTGGCTGGTCCGGGTCTTCATCACTGTGCAGAGGCTGTCTCTAGTTGCAACAGACTGAGCGCAGACTCGGTgtttgtgcatgggcttagtctGCGGCATGGGCTTAgtctgcggcacgtgggatcttcccggagcagggatcgaacctgtgtctcccgcatttaccactgagctgccagggaagccctccacctTCCTTCTTTCTAGGAGTGAATAGCCAATCCCTTTTCCAgcggaacttcccgacccaggaattgaacccgggtctcccacattgcacgcagattctttaccaacggagccatcagggaagcccctctttcttCGCTCACCTGGTGAAAAGACGGGGTGAGAGTGGCCTCGGGGTGCTTGAGATGCTAGCCTCTCATACTCAGTCACTCCCGTGGCGTCAGGCCCTGGGctaagagctgtgtgtgtgtcttatcgGTACAGCAACTCCAAAGTGTGAGCGTCGTTTTCCTCATTTTATGCCCAGACTCAGACGGTTACTTGCGCAAGGCCACTCAGCCTTATCATTAAAATGAGGACTGTGTTCCCCTTGCAGAGAAGTTAATGAGGCTGGCGGTGTCCTACCCTGATGACCTGCGGCGGTGTGTGGGTTCTATTGTACAAGAAGAGGGTGGAGGAGGCGATCCAGGGGTGGGGTGGTTGGGGAGCAAAAGGACTGATTTTGAGGTGACTTTGGTGCCGCAAAGGCACCCTTCCTACCTGGGCTGGCCTTGCAGCTGCTGGTGGCTGGACATAAGATAGACGGCTCCAACCTCAGCTGTGTTGAAGGTCAAGGTGGGCCACTGAGGCACGGGAAGAGGGTTTCAGCCCCCCTTGCGAGGCCTCAGAGGGACTGCGGTGAGAACCAGCCAGGCGGTGACCTGCAGTGCCCTTACCCCCAGCTCTGGGGCCCCCTGGCAAGTCACGTTAGCACTGAGAGCCGGAGCCTCCTGAGAAAAGCAGCGGAGTCGCTTCCTCTCCTTGCCCGCCGCTCCGTAATTGCCGCGGCCTCAGCAGTTCCAGGGTCCAGCCGGGTATCTCAGCCCATTTGGGCCGCTGTGGCAAAGGACCATAGTCTGAGCGGCTTAgaaatttcttacagttctggagcctgggaagTCCGAGGTCAGGATGCTGGGAGAgtcagtgtctggtgaggaccCATTTCCTAGCTcacagatggctgtcttctcgcTGGGTCCTCAGCTGGCAGAAGGGGCAAGGGAGCTCCctggggtctttttttttaaataagggcactaatcccattcatgagggctctgtTTCCATGACCTAAATCCTCCCCAAAGGCTGCACCTCAAAACCCCATCGCACTGCGGGGTAGGTTTCAACACACTAACTTGGGGGCAGAAAGGACATAGGATTGAGTCTGTAGCCTTGTCTATGCATGTCGTTTTATGAGGGCCTTTTGACACCAACAGAAACTGAAAGTGGCTAGCGAAGGCCTCATCCTGGGTGAGGACGGCCCCTCTGAGCGCAGTGAGAAAAGGGGAAGCATGCCTTTggctgcaggagaccctgggtcgcCCTGCCAGACCACACAGGGTGCTGCCGCGCCCAGGGACAGAAGTATGCTGCCATGGGCGCTTCCTACCCGGGCGGCCCCGGCAAGTCGCTTTCCCAGGCCCTCATGGACGTGTCCGAAGCCCCCACTTcatagactgtgtgtgtgtactcagtcgcatccggctctttgtgaccctttgggctgtagtccgccaggctcctctgtctgtgggatttttcaggtaagaatactggagtgggttgccatttcctcctctagggaatcttcccgacccagggattgaactcatgtctcctgtgtctcctgcattggcaggcgggttctttacccactgagtcatgaGGGAAGTTTGTGTGCAGCAAAATGCGGAAAAGCTTACATGGTGCTCAGCACAGAGCCGGCTAACCGCTCAGCAATCAGGGCTTGATCCTGGCCAGCAGAGACGCTCCTGCAACcccgcctcctctccctccccgggACTGTCACTTAAGCAGTGACTGCTCTGGGACAGACACCCAGAGGGGACTTCCCTACCCGCCAGCCAGTTCCTGGCTTTGGCGGCAGTGAAAACAGGGAAGTGGCTCCCAGCTCCTTGCCAACAGATTCCCCCCACATGCGGGTTGCCGG
Coding sequences within:
- the LOC122698261 gene encoding aflatoxin B1 aldehyde reductase member 2-like, encoding MLRTLTRAVGRAAVRCARSSRPPEARAAAAAAAMSRSPRAASGSPARPATVLGTMGMGRRMDAPASAAAVRAFLERGHAELDTAFMYNDGRSESILGGLGLGLGGRDCTAKIATKANPWEGKSLKADSLRSQLETSLQRLQCPRVDLFYLHAPDHGTPVEETLHACHQLHQEGKFVELGLSNYASWEVAEICTLCRSNGWIQPTVYQGMYNATTRQVEAELLPCLRRFGLRFYAYNPLAGGLLTGRYKYEDKDGKQPEGRFFGNSWAEVYRNRYWKEQHFEGIALVEKALQAAYGSSAPSMTSAALRWMYHHSQLQGTHGDAVILGMSSLEQLEENLAATEEGPLEPAVVQAFDQAWRLVAHDCPNYFR